In Candidatus Omnitrophota bacterium, a single window of DNA contains:
- a CDS encoding UvrB/UvrC motif-containing protein — translation EMLKELGYCHGIENYSRILSAKPAGSRPSCLLDYFRGDFLTVIDESHVSLPQIRGMFNGDQARKKTLVDYGFRLPSCMDNRPLKFAEFNELVKKTIFVSATPDEYEVKLSKGSISEQIIRPTGLVDPEIEIRPSNGQVEDLAKEIKQRAAKRERILVTTLTKRMSEDLTTYLQEKGIKVKYLHSEIETIERSKILRDLRKREFDCLVGINLLREGLDLPEVSLVAILDADKEGFLRSATSLIQVSGRAARNINGKVIMYADNITGSMKKAITESNRRRKIQFEFNKRNKITPRSIIKAIKEGIEDLAQAEQYVAGLTGQAKDEYETAKYIADMEYEMELAARNLQFEKAAQIRDKIKELKSVTHH, via the coding sequence GAGATGCTCAAAGAATTAGGCTATTGTCATGGAATAGAGAATTATTCCCGGATACTTTCAGCAAAACCAGCCGGTTCAAGGCCAAGCTGCCTGCTTGATTATTTCCGGGGTGATTTCCTGACAGTGATAGACGAATCGCATGTCAGCCTCCCGCAAATAAGAGGGATGTTCAACGGCGACCAAGCCAGGAAAAAGACACTGGTTGATTACGGGTTCCGTCTGCCTTCGTGCATGGATAACCGTCCGCTAAAATTTGCGGAATTCAATGAATTGGTCAAAAAAACGATATTTGTCTCGGCAACCCCGGATGAATACGAGGTCAAACTAAGCAAAGGCAGCATTTCCGAGCAGATAATCCGGCCTACGGGACTGGTTGACCCGGAGATCGAGATAAGGCCGAGCAACGGGCAGGTCGAAGACCTGGCCAAAGAAATAAAACAACGCGCCGCCAAGCGCGAACGGATCCTGGTGACCACCCTGACCAAGCGAATGTCCGAAGACCTAACTACCTATTTACAAGAAAAGGGAATAAAGGTAAAATATTTACATTCCGAGATCGAGACTATCGAACGCTCCAAAATCCTCCGGGACCTGCGCAAGCGGGAATTCGACTGTCTGGTAGGGATAAACCTGCTCAGGGAAGGATTGGACCTGCCGGAAGTATCGTTGGTAGCTATATTGGACGCGGATAAAGAGGGTTTCCTGCGCTCAGCCACATCGCTGATCCAGGTATCCGGAAGGGCGGCCCGGAATATCAACGGCAAGGTGATAATGTACGCCGACAATATCACCGGCTCGATGAAGAAAGCAATAACCGAAAGCAATCGCCGGCGGAAGATCCAGTTTGAATTCAACAAACGTAACAAGATCACCCCGCGTTCGATAATAAAAGCGATAAAAGAAGGGATCGAAGACCTGGCTCAAGCTGAGCAGTATGTGGCCGGACTGACCGGCCAGGCAAAGGACGAATACGAAACCGCCAAGTATATCGCTGATATGGAATATGAGATGGAACTGGCGGCCCGGAATCTGCAGTTTGAGAAAGCGGCGCAGATCCGGGATAAAATAAAGGAGCTAAAGAGTGTTACTCACCATTGA
- a CDS encoding type III pantothenate kinase, with protein MLLTIDIGNTNISFGLWTNGKLARKFDLDTKKYTLVQVKRLLKNKKPDDVVICSVVPQATRRLELEFTRWLGKKIKVIGKNLKIKIANRYRQPKQVGQDRLVNAFAATALYGSPLIVIDLGTAVTFDIISGKKEYLGGMILPGLAISLESLCQRTALLPQVKVAQPKEFIGRDTRNSMLSGVIYGFASLTDDLCRKIRAKIGKNAKVIGTGGNISLLAKYCHSIDKIDQDLTLKGLYLSTL; from the coding sequence GTGTTACTCACCATTGACATAGGAAACACCAACATCTCTTTCGGATTGTGGACAAACGGCAAGCTCGCCAGGAAATTCGACCTGGACACCAAAAAATATACCCTGGTCCAGGTAAAAAGGCTCCTTAAAAACAAAAAACCGGATGATGTAGTGATTTGCAGCGTGGTCCCCCAGGCGACCCGCCGTTTAGAGCTGGAATTTACCCGTTGGTTAGGCAAAAAAATAAAGGTCATCGGCAAAAATCTGAAAATCAAAATAGCTAACCGCTATCGCCAACCCAAACAAGTAGGCCAGGACCGTTTAGTCAACGCCTTTGCCGCAACCGCGCTTTACGGCAGTCCTTTAATAGTTATCGACCTGGGCACAGCAGTCACTTTTGACATAATTTCAGGTAAAAAGGAATATCTTGGCGGTATGATCCTGCCCGGCCTGGCGATCTCTTTGGAAAGCCTTTGCCAGCGCACCGCGCTATTGCCGCAAGTCAAAGTAGCCCAACCAAAAGAATTTATCGGCCGGGATACCCGCAACAGTATGTTAAGCGGGGTTATCTATGGATTTGCCAGCCTTACGGATGATCTCTGCCGTAAAATACGCGCTAAGATAGGCAAGAACGCCAAAGTCATCGGCACAGGAGGGAACATCAGCCTTCTGGCCAAATACTGCCACAGCATCGACAAGATCGACCAGGACCTGACCCTAAAAGGCCTCTACCTCTCCACCCTGTAG
- a CDS encoding helix-turn-helix domain-containing protein, which produces MPKTTEILTAKQVAEYLHIHPLTVQRYARDGMIPAFKIGTDWRFHKKYIEKWIKQKHAINLDNKKQTKTLLESA; this is translated from the coding sequence ATGCCCAAGACTACTGAGATATTAACCGCAAAACAAGTCGCGGAATACCTGCACATTCATCCATTAACTGTCCAGCGCTATGCCCGCGACGGCATGATCCCGGCATTCAAGATAGGGACCGACTGGAGGTTCCATAAAAAATATATTGAGAAATGGATCAAGCAGAAACACGCCATTAACCTGGATAATAAAAAACAAACAAAGACCTTGCTGGAATCGGCATAA